A stretch of DNA from Pseudomonas sp. HN11:
CTACGTCACCCGTCAATTGCAGCCGGTGGCGGATGCGATCCTGCCGTTCGTGAATGACGATTTCAGCACCTTGGTCGGCGGTCAGATGGGCCTGTTTTAAAACGCTTGATTCGTCCGGGTGGGAGCCTGCACTCTCTGTCACTGATGACCACCCAGACGGCGCTGCCACCATGACCCTGATCACACTGAGCGGCACCACGGTCGAACTCCTGCCCCTGCAGAGGGAACACCGGGCCGCGTTGCTCGACGCCGCCGCCGATGGCGAATTGTGGAACCTCAAGGTCACCAACGTGCCCGGTCCGGATACTGTCGATAAATATATCGACACCGCCCTGGCGGGGCGTGACGCCGGTAGCGTGATCCCGTTCACCCTGGTGCGTCGTGATGACGGCAAGGTGGTGGGCAGCACGCGGTTCTGGAAGGTCGACCGGGTTAATCGCAAACTGGAAATCGGTCACACCTGGCTGGCACTGTCCACGCAAAAAAGCGGCATCAACACCGAAGCCAAACTGCTGTTGCTGACCTACGCTTTCGAAGTGCTTGACTGCGTGCGTGTGCAATTCACCACCGACGAACTCAATGAAAAGTCCCGCGCCGCGATCCAGCGTCTCGGCGCCGTGCAGGAAGGCATCGTGCGTCACGAACGCATCATGCCAGACGGCCGCAAGCGTAACTCGGTGCGCTTCAGTATCATCGATTCGGAATGGCCGCAGGTGAAGGCGCATTTGCACGCCAAATTGCAACGCTAGGAGGAAAAGTCCATGTACACGCTTTATGGCATCGACGAATCCGGTTCCTGCATGATCGAAATCGCCCTGCAACGCTGTGCGGTGCCGTGGCGAAGAGTGGACGCGGCCTCTTGGGCGGA
This window harbors:
- a CDS encoding GNAT family N-acetyltransferase, which translates into the protein MTLITLSGTTVELLPLQREHRAALLDAAADGELWNLKVTNVPGPDTVDKYIDTALAGRDAGSVIPFTLVRRDDGKVVGSTRFWKVDRVNRKLEIGHTWLALSTQKSGINTEAKLLLLTYAFEVLDCVRVQFTTDELNEKSRAAIQRLGAVQEGIVRHERIMPDGRKRNSVRFSIIDSEWPQVKAHLHAKLQR